One genomic window of Halorubrum hochsteinianum includes the following:
- the fer gene encoding ferredoxin Fer — protein MVSPFEVLDVDEDADDEAVERAYRERVKRAHPDQGGSVEEFQLVRRAYRELSERDADGDESGDGVDPADVDLTEDGEARAPASTRVEFLDYEAIVDYGWSLDDDELFRKASHADLGPDAHGRLLVHPDESLLEAAERSGFAWPFSCRGGACANCAVYLAEGKLSQPTDHIMPDDLAERGFRLSCNGYPLTDELSVVFNVKQRPELDDLILPPGPFTRR, from the coding sequence ATGGTCTCCCCGTTCGAGGTGTTGGACGTCGACGAGGACGCCGACGACGAGGCGGTCGAACGGGCGTACCGCGAGCGCGTGAAGCGCGCCCACCCCGATCAGGGGGGATCGGTCGAGGAGTTCCAGCTCGTCCGCCGGGCGTACCGGGAGCTGTCGGAGCGCGACGCGGACGGGGACGAGAGCGGCGACGGCGTCGACCCCGCCGACGTCGACCTCACCGAGGACGGCGAGGCGCGCGCGCCCGCGTCGACCCGCGTCGAGTTCCTCGACTACGAGGCCATCGTCGACTACGGCTGGTCGCTGGACGACGACGAGCTGTTCCGGAAGGCGTCCCACGCCGACCTCGGTCCCGACGCCCACGGCCGCCTGCTCGTCCACCCCGACGAGAGCCTGCTGGAGGCCGCCGAGCGGAGCGGCTTCGCGTGGCCGTTCTCCTGTCGCGGCGGTGCCTGCGCGAACTGCGCGGTGTACCTCGCCGAGGGGAAACTCTCGCAGCCGACCGACCACATCATGCCCGACGACCTCGCCGAGCGGGGGTTCCGCCTCTCCTGTAACGGCTACCCGCTGACAGACGAGCTGTCGGTCGTGTTCAACGTGAAACAGCGGCCCGAACTCGACGACCTCATCCTGCCGCCCGGCCCGTTCACGCGCCGCTGA
- a CDS encoding DoxX family protein, whose protein sequence is MATQPSERTLRSELLGRDVEFNYSETWLAYSMLGLRVVMAWVFLQAGLEKLFEGGIGDPLAWSSVGFLRNAIAEANPLRELFLFFADFAAIIDPMVVFGQILIGLALLFGVFFRFAALMGAIMMSLFWTAAWQGGLLAGFPVDHGYFVDSSLVYMLILFGLGAWGAGRIVGVDRALEETELVRNAPGLRFLLG, encoded by the coding sequence ATGGCTACACAACCGTCCGAACGGACGCTTCGCTCGGAGCTGCTCGGGAGAGACGTGGAGTTCAACTACTCGGAGACGTGGCTGGCGTACTCGATGCTTGGGCTCCGGGTCGTGATGGCGTGGGTGTTCCTCCAGGCCGGGTTAGAGAAGCTGTTCGAGGGCGGTATCGGCGACCCGCTCGCGTGGAGCTCCGTGGGGTTCCTTCGGAACGCCATTGCCGAGGCGAACCCGTTGCGAGAGCTGTTCCTCTTTTTCGCCGACTTCGCGGCGATAATCGACCCGATGGTGGTGTTCGGGCAGATCCTGATCGGGCTGGCGCTGCTGTTCGGCGTCTTCTTCCGGTTCGCCGCGCTGATGGGCGCGATCATGATGTCGCTGTTCTGGACCGCCGCGTGGCAGGGCGGACTGCTGGCGGGGTTCCCGGTGGACCACGGCTACTTCGTCGACAGCTCGCTCGTCTACATGCTGATCCTGTTCGGGCTGGGCGCGTGGGGTGCCGGCCGGATCGTCGGGGTCGATCGGGCGCTAGAGGAGACGGAACTGGTCAGGAACGCCCCGGGGCTGCGGTTCCTGCTCGGGTGA
- the fen gene encoding flap endonuclease-1, translating into MGNADLRDLASIRDVPFAEIEGSVVAVDAHNWLYRYLTTTVKWTSDEKYTTADGVEVANLIGVVQGLPKFFEHDLIPVMVFDGAVTDLKADEVAERREKRERAEERRAAAEERGDAVEAARLEARTQRLTDTIQETTRELLRLLDVPIVEAPAEGEAQCAHMAATGTVDHAGSEDYDTLLFGAPTTLRQLTSKGDPELMDLAATLSDLDLDRQGLVDAAMLCGTDFNEGVRGIGPKTAVTAVREHGDLWGVLDARDAEIPNAEAIRELFMDPPATDVAVDADVNPDVEAAREYVVDEWGVDGDEVERGFERIAESQVQTGLDRWT; encoded by the coding sequence ATGGGAAACGCCGACCTGCGCGATCTCGCGTCGATTCGCGACGTGCCCTTCGCGGAGATCGAGGGGAGCGTCGTCGCCGTCGACGCCCACAACTGGCTGTACCGTTACCTCACGACGACGGTCAAGTGGACGAGCGACGAGAAGTACACCACCGCGGACGGCGTCGAGGTCGCCAACCTGATCGGGGTGGTTCAGGGGCTCCCGAAGTTCTTCGAGCACGACCTGATCCCGGTGATGGTGTTCGACGGGGCCGTCACCGACCTGAAGGCCGACGAGGTCGCCGAGCGTCGCGAGAAGCGCGAGCGGGCGGAGGAGCGCCGGGCCGCCGCGGAGGAGCGCGGCGACGCTGTCGAGGCGGCCCGGCTGGAGGCCCGCACGCAGCGGCTCACCGACACGATACAGGAGACCACGCGGGAGCTGCTCCGCCTGCTCGACGTGCCGATCGTCGAGGCCCCCGCGGAGGGGGAGGCCCAGTGCGCGCACATGGCCGCGACCGGGACGGTCGACCACGCCGGCAGCGAGGACTACGACACACTGCTGTTCGGCGCGCCCACCACGCTCCGCCAGCTGACGAGCAAGGGCGACCCGGAGCTGATGGACCTGGCGGCGACGCTGTCCGACCTCGACCTCGACAGGCAGGGGCTCGTCGACGCCGCGATGCTCTGTGGCACGGACTTCAACGAGGGCGTCCGCGGGATCGGCCCGAAGACCGCGGTGACGGCGGTCAGGGAACACGGCGACCTGTGGGGCGTCCTCGACGCCCGCGACGCCGAGATCCCGAACGCCGAGGCGATCCGCGAGCTGTTCATGGACCCGCCCGCGACGGACGTCGCGGTCGACGCGGACGTGAACCCGGACGTCGAGGCCGCCCGCGAGTACGTCGTCGACGAGTGGGGCGTCGACGGCGACGAGGTGGAGCGCGGGTTCGAGCGCATCGCGGAGTCGCAGGTCCAGACCGGCTTGGACCGCTGGACCTGA
- the gcvH gene encoding glycine cleavage system protein GcvH encodes MSFDVPDDRRYLESHEWATTGGDPVRVGVSDFAQDELGDVVFVELPEVGDEVAAGEAFGVVESIKAVSDLYAPVSGEVVAVNEALFDRPELVNEDPYGDGWMLEVAPAEGGEADGLLDADGYDDQIA; translated from the coding sequence ATGAGCTTCGACGTTCCCGACGACAGACGGTACTTGGAATCGCACGAGTGGGCGACGACCGGCGGCGACCCCGTCCGGGTCGGCGTCTCCGACTTCGCGCAGGACGAACTGGGCGACGTGGTGTTCGTCGAACTCCCCGAGGTCGGCGACGAGGTCGCCGCCGGCGAGGCGTTCGGCGTCGTCGAGTCGATCAAGGCCGTCTCGGACCTGTACGCCCCCGTCTCGGGCGAGGTCGTCGCGGTCAACGAGGCGCTGTTCGACCGCCCGGAGCTCGTCAACGAGGACCCGTACGGCGACGGGTGGATGCTCGAAGTCGCCCCCGCCGAGGGCGGCGAGGCGGACGGACTGCTCGACGCCGACGGGTACGACGACCAGATCGCCTGA
- the gcvPA gene encoding aminomethyl-transferring glycine dehydrogenase subunit GcvPA, with the protein MSRADGTPYAPHTDEETAAMLAAIGVDDEEELFDIPDAVAFDGDFGIEPRTEREIRDECARILNRNDDLTEFLGRGHYGHYVPSVVDHLADRTEFLTSYTQYQPEVSQGFLQALFEYQSMLVELTGLDVANCSMYDAATALGEAATLADRVRSTSGDVVLVPEQLREGKRAVLENYCAGADLTVEEYPMADGTADVDALAERAGEDAVMLYAESPTVRGCIEERLAAIGDLADETDALFTLGSDVVALSVLESPAAVGADVVVGEAGALGLPTAYGMGLGIFACRDDFLRQVPGRLVGASEDANGDRAYTLTLQTREQHIRKERATSNICTNQAWVALRAAIHAATLGPDGLVDLANDCVREAESLAARIDDLSGAAAPVHDRHHFREFAVRVDQPAPAVAEDLEAEGFAVHAVDDHLLQVCVTDLNAGKTDGLVAAFEEVL; encoded by the coding sequence ATGAGCCGGGCGGACGGGACGCCGTACGCCCCCCACACCGACGAGGAGACCGCGGCGATGCTGGCGGCGATCGGCGTCGACGACGAGGAGGAGCTGTTCGACATCCCCGACGCCGTGGCGTTCGACGGCGACTTCGGCATCGAGCCGCGCACCGAACGCGAGATCCGCGACGAGTGCGCCCGCATCCTGAACCGCAACGACGACCTCACGGAGTTCCTCGGGCGGGGCCACTACGGGCACTACGTGCCGAGCGTCGTCGACCACCTCGCCGACCGGACGGAGTTCCTCACGAGCTACACCCAGTACCAGCCGGAGGTGTCTCAGGGGTTCCTCCAGGCGCTGTTCGAGTACCAGTCGATGCTGGTGGAGCTGACCGGGCTCGACGTGGCGAACTGCTCGATGTACGACGCCGCGACCGCGCTCGGCGAGGCCGCGACCCTCGCGGACCGCGTCCGGTCGACCTCGGGCGACGTGGTCCTCGTCCCCGAACAGCTCCGGGAGGGGAAGCGGGCCGTCCTGGAGAACTACTGCGCCGGCGCGGACCTGACCGTCGAGGAGTACCCGATGGCCGACGGGACCGCCGACGTCGACGCGCTCGCCGAGCGCGCCGGCGAGGACGCGGTGATGCTGTACGCGGAGAGCCCGACCGTGCGCGGGTGTATCGAGGAGCGGCTCGCGGCGATCGGCGACCTCGCCGACGAGACGGACGCGCTGTTCACGCTCGGCTCGGACGTGGTCGCGCTGTCGGTGCTGGAGTCGCCGGCCGCGGTCGGCGCTGACGTCGTCGTCGGCGAGGCCGGCGCGCTCGGCCTGCCGACCGCCTACGGCATGGGATTGGGGATCTTCGCCTGTCGCGACGACTTCCTGCGCCAGGTCCCCGGGCGGCTCGTCGGCGCGAGCGAGGACGCGAACGGCGACCGGGCGTACACGCTGACGCTCCAGACCCGCGAACAGCACATCCGCAAGGAGCGCGCCACCTCGAACATCTGCACGAATCAGGCGTGGGTCGCGCTCCGGGCGGCGATCCACGCGGCGACGCTCGGGCCGGACGGCCTCGTCGACCTCGCGAACGACTGCGTCCGCGAGGCCGAGTCGCTCGCGGCGCGGATCGACGACCTGTCGGGCGCGGCCGCGCCCGTCCACGACCGCCACCACTTCCGTGAGTTCGCGGTGCGCGTCGACCAGCCCGCCCCGGCCGTCGCGGAGGACCTGGAGGCGGAGGGGTTCGCGGTCCACGCGGTCGACGACCACCTGCTTCAGGTGTGCGTCACCGACCTCAACGCGGGGAAGACGGACGGACTCGTCGCGGCCTTCGAGGAGGTGCTCTGA